The segment GATTGAAATGATATTGCCGTTTGCAATAATCATAATTGAGACCGCAAAGAGGAATAGATTGATTTATACTATGAGTGGCTTCCTATTGAATCTTGCGTGAAAAGTAAATATACAACACGGTAAATGCTAAAGGAGAATTCctcttctttttcaatttatcaacaaaTCAGGTACACACGCAACTTGGTGGATTCAGGAAATGGTAAATTCAATCTCATGATATTGTGTTGGGGCGAAGGACACGGATCGGCAATACATGATCACGCTGATTCGCATTGCTTCATGAAAATGCTAATGGGTGAGCTGCAAGAGGTGCGATATGCCTGGCCCACGAAGAAACTCCAAGAATTGGATGAAGAGGTGACTGCTGACATTGGGATCCTCGATGAGGGAAGTGGCTACAGCAAGGGTGAAGAGCTCAAGGAGATTTCTCGCAAAACTCTCGAGTTCAATGGGGTTTGCTACATTAatggtaaattaattttaaatcaatttatatgataattatttgtaaaaacaacaaaattttttttcagacacTCTCGGCTTGCACCGTGTTGAGAATCCAAATAATTCCAATGTGGCCGTATCATTGCATCTGTATTGCCCACCATTCGATAGTTGTTCAGTGTTCAATAAGAGCACCGGCAAGAGAACCAGCTGCAATGTAACATTTTGGAGCAAGTACGAGAATGGTCAGCCCAAGTGAATGaggatataatttttttttctgtagttGTTAACTGACGTGATTTTGTTCCATGGAAATAAAATCCttaacattaatattttttatgatatttgttgtacataaaaaagttgatttaaGAACTAAAGGTGTATGTGTTTACTATaggtgaaaaaaagctcttacaATAATTAACTAATGTAAGGTAAAAGTAGAAGAAAATTGCCATTGGcaagtaattttaaatatagaagaacaaaaaagcaaaaatacaaaaataaatgtaaaactaattatgtataaaaattaaatggaaataaaatcttaaaaataatgaaaaaattatgtacctacatattaaaTTTCAGTAAAAACCAAACAATTTAAAGCATCTAAGCAATCTAAGGAGAGGTAagtaatttaaagagaaaggAGTTTAATCATTTCAATTATATAAAACTTCCTTTTAGTAGAAGGGACCGTTTTAAAAGACAAAGGGTGAAATTGACTAGTCAGAAAGATTTAACGGTTGGAAACGAACGATTGAGATATTCCTTCCTCGTTTAGTCTAttttaagaaagacttaaaatttcttaggaaaaatttaagattcattagttttcttaagggatacttaagatttcttaagaaaatcaaacaaaatgcatattttttatgatttctacAAATTTTGATGCCCGATGGCgaccagaaaaaaatcatcgaaacaTGTATTCATTCAAcccgattcagcctgactgaagaaatcttaagttttgcttaagaaaagttaaaaatcttaaattattcttaGGAGATCTTAAGTTTTGTtattaaggaatcttaagaaattcattagaaaacttaagtctgtctgactggtgtgactagtgaatttcacctgaAATGATAGAAACTGAAATTTCGGTCAAAATTCAgttcaaattattattgattTAGTCCCAGAGCCAATGACTGTGAAAAGAGAATTTCGTGAATGTGAGATTTGTTTTGAGACGTggttaaaatttgattaatttaatgccTTGAAGAGAGACACATATTCGTCCAAAACATTGGTAATAAAGTAATAAGAAATTTGAACTGATTATTGACcgaaaattcgattttttttcactttatcttCAAATAAGTCgatgaataaactcttttttgtaaaataaaaaattaaaagaatcatttttttatgtataatttccatttattggtttttttttaaaaatgaaatcttaACATTTACAATTTACTCACCTTCATGCaatatattacattttttcttttaattttggcCTATTAAggtatattttctttacttccGCTCAGCATAATCTATACTCACATACCATctcttgtgttttttttttcatttaaattttaataatagtataataattatataatataataatcaTCATCGtaataataaatgttttctCCTTCAtaattacacatttttttgtctctaCGCAAGTGACTTAACTTGAAAGGaatttagagaaaagaaagaaagataaatttctcttttctctctcacgtATCCTTACTTAggtatttgaaaataaatatttatgtattatcATGTACTTTCTTTTAAAGGAagataactttaaaaaaattgtttttcattcaaattaaacCTTCCAAGTTACATCACTCCAGATTCTTTTTCCCTTCgtcattttatcaattaattacatttttctttttaaattatatacctTCTTTTCCCAATTTCTCCtctttcatgttttttttaccactAAAATTACTACTTGATTTCTCTTTGTAtgcatgtgtgtgtgttaatTGGGAGTGAGTTTCtatatatatacctatatacttttttttaaagaatctcttgtatataataattaaatacagCAATAATCCGTAAtgttttcacgtttttttttcttgtcaataaaattaatacctACATTACTTTTGTGTTAATGTAATATATATAGTATGGTTtatcttcactttttttattcatttgaattaaatataatttaatttttaaattatgttcACTATATACAagacattgtttttttttttcatttaatttagatCATCTCTACATTGTAATTAATCactaagaaaataaagaaaaatcactaaaaaaatctttttcaattcacattagaaagaaaagaaactttaataatTAAGTGATTTTCAATCTAATTCTtcgtaattcttttttttcttttttaattgtctCGCTAAAATGAGTCattatttgaaactttttttttctttacttaatACCCcaatgaaatatatatatatacatctATTGTGTGTATATAGGTCTTTATTTTCTCTGAAATACGTGTTAGGAAGGGCGCGTGGAAGGGGAATGAATAcaataatgttttaaaaattgactGGAAACTATGaatatattcattttatttcttttttttctcatcatctTTAGatataatgtaggtatattaatttccttaaaatgtgattttcctcaaagattttcttttcaatgctttgcttttcaattattccttttttgcattattaaatagttttcttttactctcaaattatttttatttatttttttactttatacaaattctattaaacactatatttattttttatgagtaaataatttaattaatattgtttccagatttttgtgaatatttggtttttgttcgtttttttaaacattattttgaattttttttatttttttattcaaacttgttttttttcttcattaaaccTATGAGTTACTCAAGAAGTCACCGTTTGTGATGATTTGATACATAATTTCtatgttcctttttttctccctttattaatgaaaattcattctttataaaattctttgatttctatgtttcttttaattacgCTTAATAttcattatgaaattttcacttcagacattttaagatttttccattttacttttccgttaattttttttatacataatatatgtaggtatatattgtttttctttctatataatttaatttaattacgtGAGAtggtaaaaattttcaaaaaactgTCAATCAGCTAAAAAACCTCAGTTATTTTTCCTCTAATATTTTAATGGTAGGGCGTTGTTTGAATTCAAAcgaaaactctaaaaaaataaatatagttgaaaattaaaagtaaaattcgtACATAAATACATCATTATGTAGTTGGACAATAAAATTTGGAAGTTTCGCCCCACGCTTTCAATTTGGCCCCCGTTTATATGCTAcgttttgttattttcttaatgaaaaactaataaaaacgTCTCAACATtgattttcagttaaaatttattttgttaattttttgttggaatttatgttttatagaataataattagaaaaacattctgagaaaagaaaaactttataatttttgttcaTTCACTTTGAAACCTCTTTATCCATTGCATAGTTGTTTGTTTTCCCTTTTTtacactaccctcaaaaagttccccagatgaacaaaaaatgaatattttctagGGCAAATTTCAAATGTCTGTTACTCCGGCTGTGGCTAgcagattttcaaaaatcccCCAGTCTTGGAAAGGTGCATTTCTCACCTATGCAAAACTGgtggatttttgaaaatcggtgaGCCACAGCCAAAGTAATTGTTACTTGAAATTACCcttaaaaaatcctcaatttctGTCTATCCGGAAACTTTTTTCTGGTATTGtaagtttgaagaaaaaaaattgtgacaaagaaaatcatttttaacgAATCAGTCTTCGGGTACCATCTATACTctggttatttttttatcattaatatttctttctttttgctcaatgaagaaaaaaccaaacagctgcattttcttttaatttctgatttttctctttaattttgtaaaaagttcaatgaaaaaaatatcattgtaccgtctcattgaattttgattaaataaatttttttttacaacaatcattctttaattttttgtcaatccctcaaataaagtaaaataaatatattttgtgctATTCCTCTATTAATGGTCATCATCTCATTCAAATTAGAGATTTTTAGATGATCAGTTAGTTCAAAAAGGGGGGAAAACTAGGAAGGTAATTTTTTATCGGATATAGGTAATTTAAgcttattttttgtttcttccaCAGAAGACGTTctttcagtattttttttgttattttatttatttatttgttgttaagaaaaattaaatattatgttttttttttaataaaaaaaaatatttggaaaaataaatttaaattacattacaatttatatttagatttaaatattcagctacattttcttaagaaattatgtgtatatataggtaatataatttaaaacttgcttgtttattttaaaaaaaaatcatttctcttaTACTTTTCATGTCtagttattaattaattttcttgtaggtaataataatttaatttttttctttatacttctatacacttttttcttgtttactTTTGTAATTTCCATaatcttatatattttttttgttaataatatTCTTGTCTACATTAGTATCTAATATCacagaaaatctcaaagagGAGGCCATTATGCGGATGTGAGAATCAACTATTTAACATTCTGAGaggttttaaaagaaaaactgataAAGTGAAGAAGAGAGTTTTgtgccaagaaaaaaattctaaacgttttttttttataaaggaaagattttggaataatttttattactgaaaaaaaatttaataaaagaaatttgtcaTCTAAATAAtggaatcaattttttttgttttctctcaTTGTGAGAAAATCACTCAAGAATTCCCATTTTGAGCTATAAAGTtctctattcattttttctaatCGATAAAATTatgagtttttaaaaaattcagcgTGGAAGTTACTTTGAAAGCTTCACCTCCCCCTTCGTCagttttattttgtgttttgttaAGAGCTACGTATCAAGAGAAAAAGAACTAATAAGGGAAGATCTCTATTAACGCACTGCATTGTGCCGTACGTGCAGTTAAGACCTAATCTGAGAAGATAACTGAGTATTTGAATCCTTTTTgtgtttaatttctttttttttcttttttaatttttgcaataactTTCACGTACTTACGCGAGAGCTGCCGTCATGTGGTAGAGCTGCATGAGAACTTGCACGTGAATTGGTAGACACGAGAGACGATCGCGTGTATTGGAGTCCATTGCCAGCCACGAGAGGACATTGTAGCCCTCGAGGACGTAGCGTAGAACATCGGCGGTGAATTGTGAATCAAGCGGATGATCCGTTGCTGATGAATGATTTTGTTGCAACAAATCATCGGTGTTCTGCTGAATGGCCGGACTGTGCAGATGGAGGGCAGTCTTAAGGAATACCGGACACACATTCTCCATATGTGGACACGATGACCAGAACCACGATGGCATACGACCAGTTGGTGCGGTTGAGACAAAGTATCCCAGTGCTAGAGGTTGCTGTAGCAATTGTCCCAccttgagaaaaaatccaaatttatctttataaatattttccttttcattcaacatcttttctttcttctttttattgttcCCTTCGTACCTCTTCTGTGTCCTGTGATGAATGCAAATTCCTCGTTGGACCACAATTTCCACTATTGCGACCAGGACTTTGGCGACTACGGTTGTCTTCTATCCCACCCGGACTACCCATCTTTGATGTTCTTTCGGGACTTGCTGGTGGCATTTGTGGTTCAGCTGCAAGAGTTGGAaggaaaacacaaaatttaattaaattgaaaggatattttttgaaaaaaaattaaacttactGTCCCATTGATCGAAAATATCACCAAGACCATTCATGGCTTCCATACCATCCATTCCGTCATCATCATCGAGGCTTGGGAAGAATTCCTCGTCGAGATCATTGATATGCTGAATGTCTTGGAAGGCAGTTTGTGATGACtgcagaaaaagaaattttaaatttagagaATGAAACAAAAGCGTTAAGAATTAAACATCAaatttggaaaagaaatgtcaaaaatcaataaagaaacgtcaaacgtaagaaaaataacGTCAAAATATGTGAGAAACGTTAAATGTTAGAATTGTCAACCGTAACAAGGCCCGTCAAAAGCGAGAAAACAAAAgttaaaagtgaataaactcttCGAAAGAAAGGCAAGGAtcgtcaaatattaaaaatttcaagcggaagaaaaaaacgtcaagaACGAGGTAAGAAAAGTCAGATATTAAAACGTcaatcataataaaaaaaatacgtcaaaaaagaagaaagaaatgtcgaatgttttaaatgtcaaacgtaagaaaaagaatgtcaaagGCGAGGAAAAtcgttaaataataaaaatgtcaaacaaaaGAATAGAACGTTAAGAGCGAgggaagaaatattaaatgttaaaaaaaaaacgagaaaacgAATGtcaaatggaagaaaaaatacgTCAAAACCGAGAAAGGAACGTTAAATGtcagaaatgtcaaacgaaagaaaaagaacgtcaaaagtgagaaaagaacttcaaatgtaagaaaaaaaaaccatcaaaaCCGAGCAAAAGaatgaagaatattaaaaatatcaaaaagaaaacaaatatgtacaacaaaaaagagagaaaaggaacacaaaaacatttaaaacgaaacgtcaaacgttagaattacaacaaaatattcaagttttcaataaagaaaaaaaaaagaaaatcattgaaggaattgttttttcttacctGTGCAATAGCGCTAGTTGGAAAGACAAGAATGTGCGTACATGTGACATCTTGCGGTGTTGACAGTggattttgcattgaaatctGACTAAAGCGCTCATCGGGCGTAAATTGATCCGGCATAACGCGCAACGTGGAGTCCGGTTCGAGCGTAATGAGGCACGCACTGAGGATACTTGGTGCAGCATGTGGATACATGAGAGAGCACTGCTTACAAATATCCTTGAGCTGTTTCGATGCCTTCAGGAGATTCTGTTTACTCAGCAACCAACTCCATCCCTTCAATTCCCCATGCCCAATTCGCCCCACGCGCCCAACAACAAGTCTCCACGGTTGAACACTCTGTGATATTACGCCCAAAATGAAATCCATCAACTTCTGTAAGCCCAAACGTCGTGCTGATGCCTTTTTTCGTCTACTCCGATTGGGGATGTCAATATTTATCGTGACAGTCTCCAGTAATTCACCCCGTTCATCAGTTGCCACCGCCAGTAACCAACTTTGATCCTCTGACAGGCAGTAGCTGCAGTACAGCACCGATGATTGCTGCTCAATACTAGCTGTACCAAACAACTCAGCATTCTCACTCTTTTCATGTTGCGTTGCCAATATGTACGGGGGTGTGTAGAGTTTGTACGGCTCGCGATTCTTCTCATCCTTATTCTTCAGGAACAACTCCATATTGGCTGCTGTTCCAAAACCCGTTAAACTCTTCACATTGCTGTTGTGCAGCAAATACCGACGACACTGTGAAAAGACACTTAGTGCCTGGCAACGCATTTCATCACTGAAACGAAGCTGATCACGACTTCGTCCCAACTCCATTATACTTTCCTGTGAAATGAGCTGCAGAGCAgggaaaaaatgtttgttgtttgttaattttattaaaggaaaattttaaataattaaagaaagaaaaaggaggattttcatttattaattttcattaaaagtctACGTTTTCGACCtataatatttgaaaagaattgatCTTATGAAttgatttcaaattttaaaggcCCTGAGGAAGTAATTTTGTTGTTCGAAAcgttgaacttttttttatggaaaattcgtctttttcgtgttttatttttaaattaatttttcaatctctTCTTAACATACCTGAAATTGTATATTACTCCTTATACTCTCCGGTATTGACGGCAGGATATTTGAGTAGCATCTAAGAAGTGCCAAAACTGCCAATCTCTGCCGATCTGACGAATCAGACAGGCACGTGAATGGCTCAACGATGTAGACAACAATACACGGTGGATTGACTTCATCATCATCCGCTGATCCAAGTGGATCCGAATGAATTGTCGACATTGAACTTGATGTATTGAGGGAGTCACGTTGATTCTCACCATCATTGTCGGATTTTGGTGTACTTGGTGCTTTGTCGGATGTTTGGGATGATTCGGGTGTATTTGGTGGTGGCATCGGACTCGGTAGTGAACGATCCTTATTGAGACTCCCATTCCCAATTAAATTTGCACTCTCCGGTGGGTCAAGGAGACTTTTGTCTGATGTTACTTTATTCAGATAGGGGACAAGTTGTACTTGACATgcctaaaagaataaaagaaaaattcaaactcttgtaatgaaaaaattaaagaaaactaattttgtGATGATGGtaagaaaattagaagaaaaagaacgttttttttttgccaaaatttatggtaaaaattgatgatcaattattaaataattgaataatatgataataggggagactggggtaaaaaaagtcaatttgcataaatccttatctgcaggattccccaagggcaagaaaatttcctcgatagttcattttcaaagaaaatttcctggcctacaactttgtctcagaccacttttcccTATCTCCAccggaaatatgagtttttgaacttttcctaaacccttctacttctaattttttttaactcgatgggtaaatatagtcatcagcggggtaaataaagtcggtggAATTATCTGATATTTCCAAGGATTTCCCACCTGAGAGATTAAGTGTAGTTGCTAACTAACCTTCTCACCTGTTAATCCGATACAAAGAACTTTACTACAAGTattaacccagctagtgagaaaaattatcagattggaaaatcgctaaaagaaaagtttcgaaaaacgaatttttccCAATACGCAAATGAgcccaaaattttattaattttattagtctTTCCAAATTATAGTCAATTGTGGTAAGTTGGTAGGGCTTCTCACTATAATCAATTTCAGATTCATCCCAATTATAACTTTGAAGAAATtagcatttaaaattttttcactgACACTTTTTACCAGGTCTCCCCTAAGATTTAAATGGGGAACAAaagattgaataaattaattaagaacaGAACATACCTGTGCATAGAATTTGAGGTATTCACTCATTTTGCTATCACCGAGTAAGCCAAACCACTCATCAATGGAATCATTGGCAGTTGCATTGGGATTGGGCGTTAATCCGGGGAGTGCCGTGAGGTTCTTCACATTCTTCCCCACCCTTAGGATACCTTCCCACCCCTTGATGGGTGTATGCCGGCCCAATTTGCACATTTCATACGTCGTACTCAATTCCTTGAAATACGTCTTAACGCGCGTCACGACGGTGTCATTGTCCGGTGCTATAACCACATATGCCACATCCCGTGCATACGAATAGGGTTCCAGGAGTAATTTGTCCCAGTAGTGTATTGCATACGGGGCAACGGACAGCCAGTCTTTTTCGTGACCCACAACAACAGATGGGATGGGTTGGGGTTCACACTGTCCCGTCCCACGGCCTGCTAGACGGTGGAATTGTCGCCACGTGAGGGGCCCCTGGACAGTGTACGGTGCATCCCAGAGACGTGTTGTACACTTCTTGTGGAAAGCATCCTGAAGAAGTGGTTGCATTGATTTCATAATTCGCACAATATCCTGATTACTACGTGGCCCATTTGCCCTCACATACGGCCATTTGTGTACACTCAACCCGGACTTAATTGCTGGTGGTCCCGGTGGTAGTGCCAACCTCGAATTCCCATAGTGATTATCCATTTCCATTTTACAGAGAATATTCGATTCATACGCTAATCGTCCCTGCTCAAGGGCTAAACTAATAACATCCTGAGCATCAGCATAATCGAGTACATTGAGTGCAGCATTGGCGGCAGATGCGGTGCCGGAGGATATTGTGGTGGATGTTGTGGCGACAAGTCCACGGAAACACTTGATTGCACGCTGTATGGAATTTGACGAACTTTGTACTACTGAACACTGTTCCCGGAGCAGATCCATCATTACCAACGGCATATTATCACAGTTGCTTGAACTCCCACACGGCACACCGTCACTACTTAATTTACTTTCTTGCTTCACAACCATCTCCTTCGCATCGCCACTATTTGCTGATGTTGCCACAATGGAACTTTCACCATTTGACGATTGTCCGAGAATAATGGTGAGGAGGGAACGTTTTTTGTGATAACTCGGATCTTCGGCCATATTTGTTATTTCCATTTCATCCTCATAGAATAGGCCAGCACGGTGAGCTAGTCGTCGATTGACAACAGCACTAAAGCCACATTGACACTTAATGGGATCCTCATCGAAATAACCATTCTGATGAATATTCCCACCCATCATTGCAGCCGGAGAATCAATTCCATTCCCATACATATTTCCACCAGCACCACCACCACTGTTCCCCAGGGCTGATGTCATTGATGCAAACGTTGTTCCCGGAAGCGCCAAATAGACCCCACTGTCTGACCCACGAATATTCCCCACACACTTCTTCCCAGCATTGCACACACATATTGTACAACTATCAAAGTTGTGGTCACGAAAAACATTGAGGAGTGTATCGTAGAGGAGAACATTGACAAGGAGGGCATTTGCTTCGGGCGTGCCCCGTGTTCCGCCCATTGATGGCGTTGCTGGCTCCTCCGAGTTGAATTGTTTATTGAGATAGCTGCTCGTTGATGTAGCCGGGCTGGCAATTGCCAATTCATACGGCGGCGGTGGTGGGATTGGGGTACGTCTAAAGGGATGCTGAAGCCCATGCATTGGGCTACCAACTGCCGGAAAGGGTCCCGTGGCGGGGGAAATGGGTGACATTCCGGGTTTGAGAATGGCACCCGGGGGATGCCCCTGCATCGGTGGACCTTGCCCAAAATTCCCATTTGCCATCATATTCATGCCCATTGGCATCATCATATTTGGTGTCATCATTGCAGCTGGtggcggtggtggtggtgggccACCTGTACTCATTACACCCGGTGGTGGCCCACCCATTAGTCCAATTGGCGAGGGCCGTGACATGGGATTCGGTGGTGTTGGTATTGTTGATGGATTCAACGTGGACATTGGTGGTGGCTCCACACGTTCCTGTTTCACAACAATCTGCCCACCATGAGCTGCTGTTGCTGATGCTGCAACACGTTCATTGCCTCCACTTGTTGCTCCACCACTACTACTGGAATTACTATTAGAACTACTACTGCAACCATTATTAGTTGCaatttgctgctgctgttgctgctgcaacCAAGATGGCTTATACACAGCCGTCATGGGAAGTGAAATGGGTAGGAGTGATTGACTCGGTAAATTCGTCAATGGTGCATACTTTGACGATCCCACGAATTTGCACATATTCGGCGGTACAAAGACATACGTCCAATCCTCAATGGGTTCATCACCAGGGCTCCCGAGATTCGGATAATTCTCCAATTTTAATTTGGGACTGTGTATATCAGTCATGGGTACATCTGAGAGAGCTCCACCGCATGGACTTGAATTTGGATGGTGCTCCAAGCTGGGTGGTGTTGGGAACATCTTTGACAATTCCTCATTGCCATACGGTCGTATACAGCCCGCATTGGGATTACACGAACTCATGCCACGCTTCTCATCCATTCCGCTCACGGATTTATTTGAACCAGGTGGTGTATGTACATTCATAGGAAtctagaaaatatataaattatttatttttataaatgaaaagaaaaattatctaccaggggcgtagccagaaatctattgtgataaataaaagaaataaataaataatttaaagggcgcaaaaaatggattttaaatACAAAGTAGACGtagagattttaattaacaacTTTTAACAAAAAGGTAACAATTGACATTGATTTTCTAacagtttgacatttgtttCAATCATCTGACATTTCTAG is part of the Lutzomyia longipalpis isolate SR_M1_2022 chromosome 3, ASM2433408v1 genome and harbors:
- the LOC129792243 gene encoding mediator of RNA polymerase II transcription subunit 13 isoform X3; this encodes MTHQNHQTNGASLEDCHTNFFALTDLCGIKWRKLVIGERPNASSDPLDDPVLRSYSRCLAADMLCVWRRVAAIKSEPSGSLYDISLPVQGSTGNGYVVHPPLSLSAAKELWIFWYGEEPDLTELVVPELLRANEGSEQGSWESALSYECRSLLFKALHNLIERSLLSRDVVRLGRWFVQPCSGADRTSGKSSHHLSFSFAFFVHGDSTVCASMDLREHPVVRRLTPEYLAEAQQTANGGGSGEVRPKPVILAPFGLSATLTGQFFRSGSMDPVTQKALDDWCAFYPLNTNGKDNSDLPPMVEVISGGIKLRYPSKYILVTDIDENTLSPGKVVPTCSQGGMTTNSINGEKSVLAIPQQDLMSPNQAEREGISHSLTDIPFNHNNDLGNPLSMHLAPSVATVLPERVWQDCLTNPLSQTANNGDLGATTTSTCSNVVPISSTSPSGSSSSSSSNSSSSSNGSTAATGNTAVTSSGIMIKQEPGEGSGVILSSNSGNCNSDAFTSAPSWNFTDPTQKATCTCFRAGNLPQNHPSYPRHSSLAESLAPIPSVGSPSSAGPSPHPNSTQSQPTSVPPADQLLSTISPHPPSSVNASAQPPTPIEAHLDKNTPAPTPTDQHDSKAVASPYQQQQPQAQQQQQQHQSVSDDMATSMSTSANAAATTLAGATHCHTTSSAATPKSGATTIQNEQQHVKKLDSMGSLKTANISVNNSMSVNSSGSNCNLSNTSGNSNVNSFVSSLKRPQLSSKDYENIIDDDYMPHQLLYDYSTWEAWLNHPVKRYKPNEESKLNQSYDLYAGRVHSQAHFAPASSLGSPATIEGHAMKNTVSGGKNIESTMCGPMDEEAEAPLLQAHEIKKEATDGGDGGKEGKCLTESLFTSEGLQASYKDLDQIFDSSDETSNDEAIPMNVHTPPGSNKSVSGMDEKRGMSSCNPNAGCIRPYGNEELSKMFPTPPSLEHHPNSSPCGGALSDVPMTDIHSPKLKLENYPNLGSPGDEPIEDWTYVFVPPNMCKFVGSSKYAPLTNLPSQSLLPISLPMTAVYKPSWLQQQQQQQIATNNGCSSSSNSNSSSSGGATSGGNERVAASATAAHGGQIVVKQERVEPPPMSTLNPSTIPTPPNPMSRPSPIGLMGGPPPGVMSTGGPPPPPPPAAMMTPNMMMPMGMNMMANGNFGQGPPMQGHPPGAILKPGMSPISPATGPFPAVGSPMHGLQHPFRRTPIPPPPPYELAIASPATSTSSYLNKQFNSEEPATPSMGGTRGTPEANALLVNVLLYDTLLNVFRDHNFDSCTICVCNAGKKCVGNIRGSDSGVYLALPGTTFASMTSALGNSGGGAGGNMYGNGIDSPAAMMGGNIHQNGYFDEDPIKCQCGFSAVVNRRLAHRAGLFYEDEMEITNMAEDPSYHKKRSLLTIILGQSSNGESSIVATSANSGDAKEMVVKQESKLSSDGVPCGSSSNCDNMPLVMMDLLREQCSVVQSSSNSIQRAIKCFRGLVATTSTTISSGTASAANAALNVLDYADAQDVISLALEQGRLAYESNILCKMEMDNHYGNSRLALPPGPPAIKSGLSVHKWPYVRANGPRSNQDIVRIMKSMQPLLQDAFHKKCTTRLWDAPYTVQGPLTWRQFHRLAGRGTGQCEPQPIPSVVVGHEKDWLSVAPYAIHYWDKLLLEPYSYARDVAYVVIAPDNDTVVTRVKTYFKELSTTYEMCKLGRHTPIKGWEGILRVGKNVKNLTALPGLTPNPNATANDSIDEWFGLLGDSKMSEYLKFYAQACQVQLVPYLNKVTSDKSLLDPPESANLIGNGSLNKDRSLPSPMPPPNTPESSQTSDKAPSTPKSDNDGENQRDSLNTSSSMSTIHSDPLGSADDDEVNPPCIVVYIVEPFTCLSDSSDRQRLAVLALLRCYSNILPSIPESIRSNIQFQLISQESIMELGRSRDQLRFSDEMRCQALSVFSQCRRYLLHNSNVKSLTGFGTAANMELFLKNKDEKNREPYKLYTPPYILATQHEKSENAELFGTASIEQQSSVLYCSYCLSEDQSWLLAVATDERGELLETVTINIDIPNRSRRKKASARRLGLQKLMDFILGVISQSVQPWRLVVGRVGRIGHGELKGWSWLLSKQNLLKASKQLKDICKQCSLMYPHAAPSILSACLITLEPDSTLRVMPDQFTPDERFSQISMQNPLSTPQDVTCTHILVFPTSAIAQSSQTAFQDIQHINDLDEEFFPSLDDDDGMDGMEAMNGLGDIFDQWDTEPQMPPASPERTSKMGSPGGIEDNRSRQSPGRNSGNCGPTRNLHSSQDTEEVGQLLQQPLALGYFVSTAPTGRMPSWFWSSCPHMENVCPVFLKTALHLHSPAIQQNTDDLLQQNHSSATDHPLDSQFTADVLRYVLEGYNVLSWLAMDSNTRDRLSCLPIHVQVLMQLYHMTAALAVFV